The proteins below are encoded in one region of Saccopteryx leptura isolate mSacLep1 chromosome 1, mSacLep1_pri_phased_curated, whole genome shotgun sequence:
- the LOC136383636 gene encoding keratin, type II microfibrillar, component 7C — translation MTCGFGSVGCGFGPRNFSCASACGPRPGRCCITAAPYRGLSCYRGLPGTFGSQSMCGGFRSGSCGRSFGYRSGGVCGPSPPCITTVSVNESLLTPLNLDIDPNAQCVKHEEKEQIKCLNSRFAAFIDKVRFLEQQNKLLETKWQFYQNRKCCESNLEPLFEGYMETLRREAECAEADSGRLASELNHVQEVMEGYKKKYEEEVVLRATAENEFVALKKDVDCAYLRKSDLEANAEALTQEIDFLRRLYEEEIRILHAHISDTSVIVKMDNSRDLNMDCVIAEIKAQYDDIASRSRAEAESWYRSKCEEMKATVIRHGETLRRTKEEINELNRMVQRLTAEVENAKCQNTKLETAVTQAEQQGETAVSDARCKLAELEAALQKAKQDMACLLKEYQEVMNSKLGLDIEIATYRRLLEGEEQRLCEGVGAVNVCVSSSRGGVVCGDLCVSGSQPVIGSACSAPCSGNLAVNTGMCMPCCQLNTTCGGGTGGLGKC, via the exons ATGACTTGTGGCTTCGGCTCCGTGGGCTGTGGATTTGGCCCCAGGAACTTCAGCTGCGCCTCGGCCTGCGGGCCTCGGCCCGGCCGCTGCTGCATCACCGCCGCCCCCTACCGCGGCCTCTCCTGCTACCGCGGCCTCCCCGGGACCTTTGGCAGCCAGAGCATGTGCGGGGGCTTCCGCTCCGGCTCCTGCGGCCGCAGCTTCGGGTACCGCTCCGGCGGCGTGTGCGGACCCAGCCCGCCCTGCATCACCACCGTGTCGGTCAACGAGAGCCTCCTCACACCCCTCAACCTGGACATCGACCCCAACGCGCAGTGCGTGAAGCATGAGGAGAAGGAGCAGATCAAGTGTCTCAACAGCAGGTTCGCTGCCTTCATCGACAAG GTGCGCTTCCTGGAGCAGCAGAATAAGCTGCTGGAGACCAAGTGGCAGTTCTACCAGAACCGCAAGTGCTGCGAGAGCAACCTGGAGCCGCTGTTCGAGGGCTACATGGAGACGCTGAGGAGGGAGGCCGAGTGTGCGGAGGCCGACAGCGGGAGGCTGGCCTCAGAGCTCAACCACGTGCAGGAGGTGATGGAGGGCTACAAGAAGAA GTATGAAGAAGAAGTTGTACTTCGGGCCACAGCAGAGAATGAGTTTGTGGCTCTAAAGAAG GACGTGGACTGCGCCTACCTCCGCAAATCAGACCTGGAAGCCAACGCCGAGGCCCTGACCCAGGAGATCGACTTCCTGCGGCGACTGTATGAGGAG GAAATCCGCATTCTCCATGCTCACATCTCAGACACCTCGGTCATCGTCAAGATGGACAACAGCCGAGACCTGAACATGGACTGCGTCATTGCCGAGATCAAGGCCCAGTATGACGACATCGCCAGCCGCAGCCGGGCCGAGGCTGAGTCCTGGTACCGCAGCAAA TGCGAGGAGATGAAGGCCACAGTGATCCGTCACGGGGAGACCCTGCGCCGCACCAAGGAGGAGATCAACGAGCTGAACCGCATGGTGCAGAGGCTGACCGCCGAGGTTGAGAACGCCAAGTGCCAG AACACCAAGCTGGAGACTGCGGTGACCCAGGCGGAGCAGCAGGGCGAGACGGCCGTCAGCGATGCGCGCTGCAAGCTGGCTGAGCTGGAGGCCGCCCTGCAGAAGGCCAAGCAGGACATGGCCTGCCTGCTCAAGGAGTACCAGGAGGTGATGAACTCCAAGCTGGGCCTGGACATCGAGATCGCCACCTACAGGCGCCTGCTGGAGGGCGAGGAGCAGAG GCTGTGTGAAGGCGTTGGAGCTGTGAATGTCT GTGTCAGCAGCTCCCGGGGTGGGGTCGTCTGTGGGGACCTCTGTGTGTCCGGGTCCCAGCCAGTGATAGGCAGTGCCTGCAGCGCCCCCTGCAGTGGGAACCTGGCAGTGAACACTGGAATGTGCATGCCCTGCTGCCAGCTCAACACCACCTGTGGAGGGGGCACCGGAGGCCTAGGGAAATGTTAG